The genomic interval GAGCAAAATAAGGCCCATCGTATCATTGAGCCCGTTCCGGTCAGGGTCTTCCTTAGCAAAGGCGCGCATGACTTCATAATATTCGTCCAGCGTCTTAGGCGGCTGCAGCCCTAGATTATCGAGCCAATCCTTCCGCACATACATCAACTCGATGCCCTGCACGTCTGTTAAACTTGGAATGCCGTAAATTTTTCCGTCGTAGCGCATTCGATCCCAAGCCTCTTCAGGAATAAACTTCTTCAGATCTTGTCCATATTCGTTAATATAGTCGTCAAGCGGCGTAAAAGCCCCTTTTTTGACATATTCGTCAAACCAAACCGGGTTGAACGTGTGAATGAGATCTGGGAGATTTCCGGAAGCCATAATGACGTTTAGTTTCTCTTCATAAACTTCCTGAGGGGGAATATTGACCCGCAAATCCAGTCCTGTACGTTCCTTTATATAGTTTATATAAGGATTATCGTTTTCGTCTGAACCATCCGGGAATGTCATGCCCAAATCGTTAATGACCATCGAAATCGCGACGCGGCTCTGCGATGTGGGCAGCGGCTGGCCAAGCTTCTCCCACTCGCTGCAGCTTGGCACCGTCGCAGCTACCATTAACAACGCTATTATCCGAACAATCAAACGACAGTTGAACCTTTTGCGCTCCATAGCTCCCCCTCCATCTTTTCCGGAATGCATCCGGCATTACTCCCTATTCAACTTCTCCTTCAAGCAAGCGCTAGACTGCGGTACATAACCAGCAAAAGCAGCCTCCTTCCCACCTACTCACTGTTATCCATCTAAATTATGTTAACTATAATAACACGAAATACAACTAATAAGAGTATAAAGGCATAATGCATCAGGCCAATCTTCTTTTCATGTCATTAAAGCGAACATACATTAAAGCGGTTGCATAAATAACAAGGTAATACGGATATCGCTATAGAATATACTTCCTATATTTAGAATAAATAGAAGCGGCTGCCCTTACGGCTATTCGAACTTTGCAGGCTGTTGAGCCCATCCTATTCCAATAGCCGCTCCAGCAACCGCTTTACGTCCAATCCAGCAAATGTGAATAAATCTGTTATTTCCATTGTACTTCCAACAAGCGCCCGCTTAAATCTTAGATTCAATAACTGGGGCTAGCGGAAACTCTTAATAAATTGAACCGCTTTGCGTATATCGGTCTCCGGCTGATCTCCAACTTCGCGTTCGATCGTCAGATAGCCATTATATCCAATCTCCTTTAACGCCGTAAAGTATCTGTCGAAATCAACATTCCCTTCGCCGAGCGGCAGCTCACGGAAAAATTGTCCCGTGCTCACCATCTCCGCAATTTTGGCATGATCCATCGGCTCATAGCCAAGCGCACCATATACCATGCGAGGATCTACCACCTTGCGGCGTATGCCGTCCTTGACATGGGTGTGAACGACGTAATCCTTAAGCAGGCGAACCCCTTCCGCTGGATCATCCCCCGTCACCATCACCATATTGGCAGGGTCAAAGTTGACAGATACCCCTCTGCCACCTAGCGTATCCAGAAAACCTTTCAGATGGGCCGCCGTCTCAGGGCCGGTCTCGATAGCAAAATAGGCCTTCATGCTATTGGCATATTCATTCAGCTCGCGGCAAGCCTCCTGCATAACAGCGAACACCTCTCCATCTTGATCCTCCGGCACGATTCCGATATGAGTCGTTACAATGGTCGTGCCGAGGTCCAGCGCCAAATCGAGAATCCGCTTTGATTTCTCTACTTTTTCCTCGTTAACGGATTTATCCTGGAAGCCATGGCCACCCAGGTCGCCGCATAACGCGCTGATTTCCAGCCCTAATGAATCGATATAAGCCTTCAGCTCCCTGCGGGCGGCAGCGCCGAGATTAACCGGGTCCATCTCGCCTGAAACGGCATAGATTTGCACCCCCTCCGCACCAACCTCCTTCGCCTTCTTCAGCCCTTCCTTAACGCCGACGCCAAAGCTGTCTACAATGACGCCTATGGGATTTCCGATATTTACAGACATGCCGATTCCACGCCTCCCCTAGTCGAAATGGATTTCCTTGCCTAGAGTCGCCGACTCGTACACGCCGCAAAGTATTTTCATGATTTCAACGCCGTCCTGCACTGGACTGATCGTGTTTTTCTTCCCTTGGCAAACTTCAACAAAGTAATTTATTTCGTCTTGGAAGCCCTGCACAAATTCGAATGAGAGATTGTCAATTTGTGGCGTGGCGTTCAGAATCGTGTCATACTTCTCTGTAATTAAAGTCAGCTCTGGCTCCAGCTCGACACCGCCTTTCTCGCCATAGAGCTTTACCGTCAGCTCATCCTGCTTCGCATGCAGCGTAAAGCTGACATCAACCAGCAGCGACGCCCCGTTCTCAAAGCGTACCAGCGCATTGGCCATGTCCTCAACCGTGTTCAGTGCTGCATCATAATCGGCTGCCTTGTAGAACTTCAAGTTTTTCACATTGGAGCGGTTGCCTAAACGGTTGTAGGTGTTGCCGCTAATGGATTTAACTTTGGGCTTGCCCATCAAATACCAGCAAAGATCGATGACGTGAACGCCGATATCGATCAGCGGACCGCCGCCGGAGCGCTCCACATCAGCGAACCAGCCTCCAGGGTTGCCCAGCTTGCGTATGCATGAAGCTTTGGCGTAATAAATCGGGCCGATTTCACCATTGTCCAAAAATGCTTTTACAATCCGCGTATTGGAGGCATAGCGGCGGACAAATCCTACCTGCAGCGTCTTGCCGGATTCCTTGACAGCCGCTTCAACCGCTCGTGCCTCCTCCACCGTTTTGCTGAGCGGCTTCTCGCAAAGCACATGCTTTCCTGCCTTCAGAGCGGCGATACTGATCTCCGCATGGGTGTTGTTCCAAGTACAGATGCTGACCGCATCAATATCGGGGTTCGCCAGCAGCTCGTTGTAGTCGGTGTAAACGTTAGGAATGTTATATTTCTCCGCCTTTGCCTTCGCCCGTTCTTCCTTCAAGTCGCAGACAGCGACCAGCACGGCATCCACGTTTTTGCTGTAGGAGCCAAAGTGCATTTCTGATATGGAGCCAGCTCCGATTACGCCAATTCGAATAGGATTGCTCATTGCGATTTTCACCTCATAAGTTAATTTAGTTTAAACTGCGCGCAGCGAAGGCCATTCCAGCTCGATGCCCTCTGCAGCCAGAAACCTCTGGTAAGCGGCAAGCTCTGTCTCCGAAGAACGGACATCGCTTGGCGACAAGCCGCGATCCAAGCAGAAGCTGGCACAATAGCCCGCTGCCTCGCCAATATTCCATTCCACCGGATGAAGCCGGTAGCAGCCGTTTGTAATATGAGTGGTTCCGATATTTTTACAAGCAGCAAGCAGATTGTTCACTCTTACCGGGATGAGACTGCCCAAAGGAATCTGGAACGGCAGCGACGATATATCTATATAGGGCTGATTTTCCGTGCTGGGATGCAGATCAATGCGGTAACAGCCGATGCCCACTGAATCCGAGAAATATTCCGCACGGCCGTCAGGACGGCTTTCCGTTGCAACATGCTGCTCCAAAATCGTAAACTCCGCCTTGATTCGGCGCGACTCCCGAACATACGGATACATGGCAAGCCCATCCTCTGTCCCCACCACATCGGGACGAAGCCTTAGCCCAGGGTAACCTTTCCCCCCATCCGGGCGAGGAGCCTCTGTCTGCATCCAATAAAGCAGCGACAGGCTGAGCTGCTTCGCCTCGCTTAAGTGACGCTCCCTATCTTCCGGCTTCACATCGATAATAGAGCCCAGCCAATAATCGTTCTGCGGCCAGTTGACCAGCGAAATAGAACTGTTGTAAGTCCCTTGAACGTAGTGCTCCTTCTCAGCGATTTGACGATATTTGAACAGCGAAAAAGCGCCTTCGCCAGGGAAAAGACCGTACTGAACCGGCTGCATCGTTGCCGGCTTGACGCCGGTCCAGCTTAGCAGGCGATCCGGCCAGAAATCCGCCTTGTATTCCTTCCAGAAATCATAGAGCTCTGGCTTTGGAATCGTATGATCCTCGCCTTCCAGATAATCGATGGCGAAGCAATAGGTAAAGCCCTGCATATCTTGGGGCAGCGCCTCTCCTTCTACAGCATGAGGCTCCCCGGTCTCTTCACGTGCTTCCGCACCTGTAACGTATTCAACGCCGGCCAGCGGAAGCAGGTCGCCGCATTCCGTAGCGTCGAGAAAATATGGAGCCTTCAGCAGCACCGTATTTCCGCTGTCCATGCTTTTAACCGTCACCGAGACGATGGCATCGCCATCGCAATGGGCGTTTACTGGAACATGGCGGCGCAATATCGTCAGCTGCCCGCTATGTACATAAGGAGCAAGCTGGCGTTCCAAAACGGCAAGAGCGGCGCGTGGCTCGTGACATAAACGGCTGACTGTACCGCCACCTGGGTTTAGCTGTTCGTTCTCTCGCGCCGCTGTCGTGAGTGGAAAAGCATCCCGGTAATAAGCGCGGATATCCTCGCGAAAGCGGCGATAGCTCCGGGTGCAGCCGAAGGACTCGATCCAGGGATGCTCGTCAGGCGGAACCGCCTGACTCGTTAATTGACCGCCGATCCAATCCGTCTCCTCGGTCATGATAACGGTTTTGCCCGACTTCGCCGCTGCCAGCGCCGCCGCAACTCCTCCCGTGCTTCCTCCTACAACTACGATGTCGGCCATTGCTTCTCGTTCCATGCGCTTATCTCCTTTGGGGTTAAATAATGGTTTCAAAATAGTCATAGCTGCGCCGAATGCCTTCCGCCTCGCTGCCTACACCTTCATATTCAAGAACAAACGCTCCGCGGTATCCATTCTCCACCAGCTTGTTCACGATTTTCTCCAATTCAACATCGCCGTCTCCTAGGTTGATTCCTTCAAAAGCTTTGCCTCCGAGAGACTTGTAGCGCCCGTCTTCACGCATTTCAAAATCCTTGAAATGAACATGCGAGACATAGGGGAGCAGCGTCTCAAGCGCGGCTGTCGGATGCTCGTCTACGAGCAGAAAATTGCCTGTGTCAAACGTGGATCGCAGAGCCGGAGAACCAACCCGATCGATGATCGTTTTGACCTGCTCGCCGCTTCCCGCTAACTTTCCGTGGTTTTCCAAACAGAGAACCAAGCCATCCTTCTCAGCGACCGCAGCAGCTTCTTTCAGTCCATCCACAATCCAGTCCAGCGCTTCTTCGTAGGTTGCAATGTCGCTAAGGTTACCGGAGAACACGCGGATGACGTTTGTTCCCAGTATCTTCGCAACAGGGTAGGCATCCGTAATCTCCTTCAGCGCCCCTGCTCTTTCCTCCTCGGTTGCCTTGACGAAATCATTGGCTACCGCGTAGCTGGACACCTTGATGCCATTATCTCTCACAAATGCAAGCACGCTTGGCAGTTCCTCCAGAACGTCCTTCCAGAACACATTCAACAGCTCGACATCCTCAATCCCTTCATCCTTGCAAAAGGATAGAAAATCCAGCACCTTCCATCCGTTTTCTCTCACGGTTCTGTGCATGCTCCACATGCTAAGTGACAGCTTCATTTTGCAACTCCCTCCATGCTCTGTTATGGCCTCGCTTTGTTGAAAGGCAACGCTATTGCTTACTGCGTACCACCATTGTAAAAGCTGCCATCCGGCATAAATAGAGTAGACCGATGACCATTTTTGGTAACTTGATGCGATTATCTCTCCATTCACTAAAAACAGGATGGCTATAACCTTCTTTGTAGGGCACGAATGTCTTTCCAGGTTATAAATTGAATGGTTTCATAACTCGTGGATAGCAAATAGGGACGCAAAATGTGTTTGCAGCCTTAATTGTTCGTAGTCGGCTTGTGCTATCCTGTACTTTTGCAGGCTACGCGCTGGTTTTTTCCGCGCCTGTACACCTATGTTGTATAACGTACATGGTAGATGTCTGATTAGGCCTTGATGAAGCTGATAACCATTCACTACAGATCATCCGTGCAATATAGCAACATCTCGATAGGAAAAAATCATAAAATTATTGCAATAGTGCAGGATAGCTTGGCTAGATTACGATGGTGGGCATATCTCCGGTCGGCAAAACGGCCTGTTGTATGGTCGAGCACTCGAGCAAGGAGTTCCATCTGCTTACTGCTATTGCGCTGAAGAGTGGCGTCTGCCAATAGGCTCACTTTTACACTGCGAAAGTTGAATAATTTAGATGTTATATAACTAAAATAGGGCTGCTCCGAAAGTAGTTATCTACTTTCGGAGCAGCCCCATTCAGCTTCTGCCTATTTTTTAGCTGCCGCCCAAGCGTCCAGCTGTTTTTGTTTCTCTGCGATAATCTTATCTATTCCCGCTGCTTTCAGCTGTTTATTGAATTCAGGCAGCTTCGAAACAGGATCGACCGTTCCGGTCTCCAATGCAATTTTGTACTGGTTTTGCACATTCGTTACTGCCGCAATTTCTGTTTTGACGGCATCTGCATTAAAAGTAAAGCCAAGCGCTTTTGATTTCACGGCGTTTCTATTAAATTCAGCCAGCTGATTCCAAAGCTCTGGATCATCGCCATTCCAAATGTGTGAAAGCGATTGGTTGCCAAACATCCAGCCCATTTGCAGGTTGTAGCCTGAGTTTGTGGCATCCACGCCTTGCGGGTAATCAATGACATTGTCGGAAATCTTCACGTAATGTTTGTTCTCAATCCCGTAATCCAGCAGGTTGATGAAGTCTTTATCGGTATACATCATATTCAGCAGCATCATCGCTCTCTCAGGGTCCTTCGAGTTTCTTGCAATACTCCACATGATCGATATGATATTAGTCGTCGCTGTTGCCGCAGGTTTGAAATGTACAGATACCATCTCTTTGCCTGTAGATCTTGATTCCTGCGTCTCAATACCCGGCTTCATATGGGATATGAACGAGAATGCTTTGCCTGATTTCACTAAGTTATATTGCGTTTCTGTGCTTGTAGCTGCATCCTTGGCAATATAACCTGCTTGATTCCATCTTCTTACTGTGTTCAGCATTTCTGCATATTCTGGCGTCTCATACATATTAACAACCTTCAGGTTATTGTCATAGCCTGGAAGCACGCCAAAGCCTTCGCCCAAGTTATCAAAGTAGCTAAGAACGTAAATATCGAGAATAGATGTTCCATACTTAACTGTCGGAATCATATCCGGTTCATTATCTTTAATTGTTTTGAATACAGCGTCCAAATCATCCAATGATTTAATTGCGGCAGTATCAATGTTATATTTTTCAACCAAATCCTTACGCATCGTAATGCCATAATCTGCTGCCAAATCCCTGATGCTTGGTACTGCATATATTTTCCCATCAATTCTCGTCGCATTTAAGAAAGCCGGATCAAGGGAATCTAGCGCTTCCGTTACCCCTTGTCCTTTATCAGTCAAATATCCGTCAAGCTCAAGCAGCTGCCCTTTAGCTACATCTTGGCTGTAGGTTCCAAGTCCGCTTACAATCAAATCCACCTGTTCATTACCCGACATCATTAGCGTCTTCTGCTGAGCCCATGCGCCAAAGCCGATAGGTACCAGCTTTACTGTCGCATTGATTTTTGCTTTTGTCATTTTGTTGATTTCGTCCTGCACCAGCTTTAGATCCTTAGGCTCGCCCCCGACCGGAAATACCATAACTAGCTCAACAGGCTTAAGCTCCCCGCTGCTGTTGCCGCTTTTTCCTTCTGCTGTTTTCCCGTCGTTGCCTGCATTAGTGCCCTTGTTGTCTCCATTGCCGCATGCACTGATCACCATTGCGAAAGCTAGTACGATTAAGAGAAGCGTTTTTGCTACAAACTTGTTTTTTCTCATTGCTGTGACCTCCCTATTTTTATTTGTGATCCGATTCTATCTATAAATGCATGATTCATGCCGTTATAGCGTCTATGAAAGATTTATCCTTTAACAGCACCAATCGTCAGACCTTTAACGAAATACTTTTGGAAAAACGGATAGGCGATCAACAGTGGAATGACCCCAATTGCGGCCATTGCCATCCGCATTGGCGCAAGTGGAATATTCGCTCCAATATCTGCATTACGGCTGCCTGCTTGCGTAGAAGATTGTAAAAACTGTACGTCCAGCAATATCCGATTGAGAAGGTTTTGAAGGCTATAATAATGACTATCTGTAAGATAGATTAAGCCATTAAACCAGTCATTCCAATATAAAATGGTGTAAAATAATCCTACTGTAGCAAGCACCGGCGTCGAGAGCGGCAATACGATCCGGTAAAATATTTTCCATTCCCTTGCCCCGTCGATGTAGGCGGATTCAATAATCGCTGTCGGAATTGAGCTTGCAAAAAAGGTTCTCATCAATATGATAAAAAATCCGTTCATCAAAAGGCCCGGTATAATTAAGGCCAGCATCGTATTTTTTAAATCAAAATAGTTGGTGTATAGCAAGTACGTCGGTACAAGACCTCCGTTAAACAACATCGTAAAAAATACATAAAATGCGAGCGTATTGCGAAACGGCATTTCTAGACGCGAAAGCGGATAAGCGACCATCGCAGTAAGCGTAAGTCCAAGCGTCGTACCAATTATAGTCGTTAAAACCGTAATGCTGTATGCCCTTATAATGTCAGAAGAGCTGTTCCACAAATAGTGGTATGCGGAGAAGCTTATTTTATCAGGGAAAAACGCATAACCGCTGCGAACAAGCTCCATATCATCGGTAAGGGAGGCGGAGAACAGCAGCCAGAACGGCATGATGCAGAAAAAAGTGAACACTAGCATAACGATATTAATGATCCATTGATAGAGCTTCCCCGATGCTTGCATAATACATCTCCCTTTCTAAAACAACGCGTTGTCTTTGTTGTATTTTCGTACGACCGCATTCGATAAAATGACCAAAATGAAACCGACAAATGCTTGGTACAAACCTGCAGCCGAGGACATCCCGATGTCGCCGAGGTTAATCAATGCTCGATAAACATAGGTATCAATCGTATTCGTAACTGGCATCAGCGCGCCTGTGTTAAGCGGAACTTGGAAGAATAAGCCGAAATCGGAGTAGAAAATGCGTCCAATGGCGAGCAAGGTCATAATCGTAATAACCGGCGATACGAGCGGAAGCGTAATCTTCGTAATTTGCTGCCACCGGTTAGCTCCGTCGATCGTTGCTGCCTCGTAATACTCATTATCGATGCCGATGATCGCTGCCAAATAAATGATGCACAAATTGCCTACGCCTTTCCACACGCTTACGAGCGTTAAAATCCATGGCCAATACTTGGTCTCACTATACCAAGAGATAGGATCAATCCCCATCGTCGGAAGCAAGGTTTTGTTCATGAATCCGTTCTCAACATCGAGGAAGCCGAGCACCAGATAGCCGACAATAACCATTGAGATTAGAAAGGGAAGCAGGATTAGCGTCTGATACAGCCTTGATAAGAAACGTTTGCGAATTTCATTAAGCATTATCGCAAGCGCTAATGCAATCCCCGTATTCAGCAGGATAAAGGTAATATTATAAAGCAGCGTATTTCTTGTAATGATGTAAGCGTCCGTTGTTTTGAACAAATACTCAAAGTTTTTAAAGCCAATCCAGTCACTGCCCATAATTCCTTTGGCAAAATTGATGTCCTTAAATGCGATCACGATTCCGAACATCGGCAAATAGTTGTTAATCAGCAGGTACAAAAGGCCAGGCAGCGCCATCAGCACGAGGGCACGGTATTTCTTAACCTTTCTCATCTCCGATGCGAATGCTGCTTTCTTCTTCGTCTTCAATGAGACCTGCTTCATATTGGAGGGTGACGTCTCAGGATTTGCTTGCACGGGTCTCAACCACCTTTGGCTTCGTTTAATATGTTGCTTAACTAATAGTAGCGCAAACAAAATAGAGCCACTACTAATAATCCGACATCCGACTTTCGAGTTTCCGACATCATAAACGGGAAAAGAAAAATGCCGTTAGAGGGTCTCTAATCCTCTAACGGCATCGTTTATTTGGACGGACAGCCTTTGCGATAATACTGGGGTGTCATCGATACTTCTTTCTTAAACAACGTAGAAAAATACGAAAAATTCGAGAAGCCAACCGCGAGTGCGACGTTGCTGATCGTAGTATCGGTCCTTGCGAGCAGCTCCTTTGCAAGATTGATTCTTTCTTTCAAAATATAATCGGATATCGAGAGCCCCGTCTCTTTCTTAAACAGTTTAACGATGTAATCTGGGCTTAACCCAATATAATCGGCGATATATTGTCTGGACAGCTCCTCATCGATGTGAAGCGCAATGTAGCGCTTGATCTTCTCGACCACCGTCTCCGTCGAATCCAGCTTTTCCATATGGACGAGCGCCTTCTCAAGCACATCCCGCACCCAATTCTGAAGGTTCGTCACGCTTCGTGTCGCTGACAAAATACGCTCTGGCGTCAAATGATCCGAAAAGATTTCATCCGCGCGCAGTCCCTGCTCATGCAGCGTATGCAGAACCATTTGCAGAAAGCTTTGATAAAATTGCTGCAGCCTTTTGGCGCCTAAGCACTCAATTCGTTTCCATGAATCCAAAAACTGCTGCGATTCATCGAGTACCTTTTTCTTATTTCCTTGCTTAATGAGCTCCGACCATACATTCATGGGCGGCATTGGAATCTGCGATTCCTTCTTTATTGGATCATCGATGAACATCACACA from Paenibacillus sp. FSL K6-3182 carries:
- a CDS encoding sugar phosphate isomerase/epimerase family protein — encoded protein: MSVNIGNPIGVIVDSFGVGVKEGLKKAKEVGAEGVQIYAVSGEMDPVNLGAAARRELKAYIDSLGLEISALCGDLGGHGFQDKSVNEEKVEKSKRILDLALDLGTTIVTTHIGIVPEDQDGEVFAVMQEACRELNEYANSMKAYFAIETGPETAAHLKGFLDTLGGRGVSVNFDPANMVMVTGDDPAEGVRLLKDYVVHTHVKDGIRRKVVDPRMVYGALGYEPMDHAKIAEMVSTGQFFRELPLGEGNVDFDRYFTALKEIGYNGYLTIEREVGDQPETDIRKAVQFIKSFR
- a CDS encoding Gfo/Idh/MocA family oxidoreductase; protein product: MSNPIRIGVIGAGSISEMHFGSYSKNVDAVLVAVCDLKEERAKAKAEKYNIPNVYTDYNELLANPDIDAVSICTWNNTHAEISIAALKAGKHVLCEKPLSKTVEEARAVEAAVKESGKTLQVGFVRRYASNTRIVKAFLDNGEIGPIYYAKASCIRKLGNPGGWFADVERSGGGPLIDIGVHVIDLCWYLMGKPKVKSISGNTYNRLGNRSNVKNLKFYKAADYDAALNTVEDMANALVRFENGASLLVDVSFTLHAKQDELTVKLYGEKGGVELEPELTLITEKYDTILNATPQIDNLSFEFVQGFQDEINYFVEVCQGKKNTISPVQDGVEIMKILCGVYESATLGKEIHFD
- a CDS encoding FAD-dependent oxidoreductase translates to MEREAMADIVVVGGSTGGVAAALAAAKSGKTVIMTEETDWIGGQLTSQAVPPDEHPWIESFGCTRSYRRFREDIRAYYRDAFPLTTAARENEQLNPGGGTVSRLCHEPRAALAVLERQLAPYVHSGQLTILRRHVPVNAHCDGDAIVSVTVKSMDSGNTVLLKAPYFLDATECGDLLPLAGVEYVTGAEAREETGEPHAVEGEALPQDMQGFTYCFAIDYLEGEDHTIPKPELYDFWKEYKADFWPDRLLSWTGVKPATMQPVQYGLFPGEGAFSLFKYRQIAEKEHYVQGTYNSSISLVNWPQNDYWLGSIIDVKPEDRERHLSEAKQLSLSLLYWMQTEAPRPDGGKGYPGLRLRPDVVGTEDGLAMYPYVRESRRIKAEFTILEQHVATESRPDGRAEYFSDSVGIGCYRIDLHPSTENQPYIDISSLPFQIPLGSLIPVRVNNLLAACKNIGTTHITNGCYRLHPVEWNIGEAAGYCASFCLDRGLSPSDVRSSETELAAYQRFLAAEGIELEWPSLRAV
- a CDS encoding sugar phosphate isomerase/epimerase family protein, with translation MKLSLSMWSMHRTVRENGWKVLDFLSFCKDEGIEDVELLNVFWKDVLEELPSVLAFVRDNGIKVSSYAVANDFVKATEEERAGALKEITDAYPVAKILGTNVIRVFSGNLSDIATYEEALDWIVDGLKEAAAVAEKDGLVLCLENHGKLAGSGEQVKTIIDRVGSPALRSTFDTGNFLLVDEHPTAALETLLPYVSHVHFKDFEMREDGRYKSLGGKAFEGINLGDGDVELEKIVNKLVENGYRGAFVLEYEGVGSEAEGIRRSYDYFETII
- a CDS encoding ABC transporter substrate-binding protein, which produces MRKNKFVAKTLLLIVLAFAMVISACGNGDNKGTNAGNDGKTAEGKSGNSSGELKPVELVMVFPVGGEPKDLKLVQDEINKMTKAKINATVKLVPIGFGAWAQQKTLMMSGNEQVDLIVSGLGTYSQDVAKGQLLELDGYLTDKGQGVTEALDSLDPAFLNATRIDGKIYAVPSIRDLAADYGITMRKDLVEKYNIDTAAIKSLDDLDAVFKTIKDNEPDMIPTVKYGTSILDIYVLSYFDNLGEGFGVLPGYDNNLKVVNMYETPEYAEMLNTVRRWNQAGYIAKDAATSTETQYNLVKSGKAFSFISHMKPGIETQESRSTGKEMVSVHFKPAATATTNIISIMWSIARNSKDPERAMMLLNMMYTDKDFINLLDYGIENKHYVKISDNVIDYPQGVDATNSGYNLQMGWMFGNQSLSHIWNGDDPELWNQLAEFNRNAVKSKALGFTFNADAVKTEIAAVTNVQNQYKIALETGTVDPVSKLPEFNKQLKAAGIDKIIAEKQKQLDAWAAAKK
- a CDS encoding carbohydrate ABC transporter permease, which translates into the protein MQASGKLYQWIINIVMLVFTFFCIMPFWLLFSASLTDDMELVRSGYAFFPDKISFSAYHYLWNSSSDIIRAYSITVLTTIIGTTLGLTLTAMVAYPLSRLEMPFRNTLAFYVFFTMLFNGGLVPTYLLYTNYFDLKNTMLALIIPGLLMNGFFIILMRTFFASSIPTAIIESAYIDGAREWKIFYRIVLPLSTPVLATVGLFYTILYWNDWFNGLIYLTDSHYYSLQNLLNRILLDVQFLQSSTQAGSRNADIGANIPLAPMRMAMAAIGVIPLLIAYPFFQKYFVKGLTIGAVKG
- a CDS encoding ABC transporter permease subunit, encoding MKQVSLKTKKKAAFASEMRKVKKYRALVLMALPGLLYLLINNYLPMFGIVIAFKDINFAKGIMGSDWIGFKNFEYLFKTTDAYIITRNTLLYNITFILLNTGIALALAIMLNEIRKRFLSRLYQTLILLPFLISMVIVGYLVLGFLDVENGFMNKTLLPTMGIDPISWYSETKYWPWILTLVSVWKGVGNLCIIYLAAIIGIDNEYYEAATIDGANRWQQITKITLPLVSPVITIMTLLAIGRIFYSDFGLFFQVPLNTGALMPVTNTIDTYVYRALINLGDIGMSSAAGLYQAFVGFILVILSNAVVRKYNKDNALF